The following proteins come from a genomic window of Proteiniphilum propionicum:
- a CDS encoding 2-amino-4-hydroxy-6-hydroxymethyldihydropteridine diphosphokinase: MITILLSIGSNTFAKTNIDKAKRMLTRQFPNIVFSDPILTEPEDDKYSYLFRNILAKVETGMLPDQIIEKIKQTERAVGRTPKDKYLGKVVIDIDLIKYGDDILRPLDYEREYVQQLIGTFDTLSPSDSASDSASDSEPGTDD, encoded by the coding sequence ATGATTACAATTTTACTTAGCATAGGATCAAACACATTCGCCAAAACAAATATCGATAAAGCTAAGCGAATGCTTACCCGTCAATTTCCCAATATTGTTTTCAGTGACCCCATATTAACAGAGCCGGAGGATGATAAGTATTCTTATCTTTTCCGTAATATTCTAGCCAAAGTTGAGACAGGGATGTTACCTGATCAGATTATTGAAAAGATAAAGCAAACAGAACGGGCAGTAGGACGCACCCCAAAGGATAAATACCTGGGTAAAGTGGTTATCGATATCGATCTTATTAAATATGGAGACGATATTCTCCGCCCGCTTGATTACGAAAGAGAGTATGTGCAGCAACTGATTGGTACATTTGACACACTATCACCTTCTGACTCTGCTTCTGACTCTGCTTCTGACTCTGAGCCGGGAACTGATGATTAA
- a CDS encoding RelA/SpoT family protein has protein sequence MQDISLIEREDFLQHYRKLYTFFREVWSMDKTSRLKEILYRSFVKSQGEDGSVAMYDLLSQMRTAVIIIDEIGLKQSTVSAVLLFHPFLKKHISPSETELYFGADVEAILRGLKKVNQFSDKKSAVESENYIKLLLSFAEDIRVVFIMIARQLQLMRFAKIADSQEKLDLSVESIYLYAPLAHRLGLYSIKSELEDLSLKYTDRETYDYIAQKLNETKRSRDKYIKEFIQPVKDRLDKTGLKYDIKGRTKSIHSINNKLKKQRIEFESIYDLFAIRVILDSPPEQEKAQCWQVYSVITDMYQPNPKRLKDWLSIPKSNGYESLHITVMGPDSRWVEVQIRTRRMDDIAERGLAAHWKYKGVKEESTLDNWLSTLRESLGDNETNLSQKLTDFKLDLYDKEIFVFTPKGDLFKLPMGATVLDFAFAIHTNLGASCMSGRVNGKNVPIKHVLKSGDQVEINTSTHQSPKQDWLNIVVTSKARTKIRQLLKEEAVKQVDIAKETLSRRMKNRKIEVDEAHLMQLIKKLRYKTVTDFYVDIATGKTDVNWVIDRYLESESKEAETKDTHTVVSAGLFTLKQPLQELKSTDELIIDRNLTGVDYKLAKCCNPIFGDDIFGFVSSQGIKIHRVCCPNAHDLFSRFGYRVLKARWSGTTGSSSYTIVLRIIGNDQINIVANLMSIISKEEGVQMRSISIDSNDGLFQGNITVMLANTSMLEQLIKKLKAVKGVKSVTRLN, from the coding sequence ATGCAGGATATATCATTAATAGAACGCGAGGATTTTCTTCAGCACTATCGTAAGCTCTATACTTTTTTTAGAGAGGTATGGAGCATGGATAAAACTTCACGCCTGAAAGAGATATTGTACAGGTCTTTTGTGAAGTCGCAGGGAGAGGATGGAAGCGTTGCGATGTATGATTTACTTTCACAGATGAGAACGGCTGTGATCATCATTGATGAGATCGGTTTGAAACAATCAACTGTTTCTGCCGTGCTTCTTTTCCATCCTTTTTTAAAAAAACATATATCACCGTCAGAGACAGAGCTCTATTTTGGTGCCGATGTAGAGGCTATTCTGCGAGGGTTGAAGAAAGTTAACCAGTTCAGTGACAAGAAGAGCGCTGTTGAATCAGAGAATTATATAAAGCTGCTTCTTTCGTTTGCGGAGGATATAAGGGTTGTATTCATAATGATTGCCCGGCAGCTACAATTGATGCGCTTTGCCAAGATAGCCGATAGCCAGGAGAAGCTTGACCTGTCCGTTGAGTCCATATACCTTTATGCACCACTTGCACACAGGCTCGGCCTTTACAGTATCAAGTCTGAACTCGAGGACCTCTCTTTAAAATATACTGATCGTGAAACATATGACTATATCGCTCAAAAGCTTAATGAAACAAAGAGGTCTCGCGATAAGTATATAAAGGAGTTTATTCAGCCTGTGAAGGATCGCCTAGACAAGACCGGGCTTAAATACGATATAAAGGGTCGCACCAAATCAATTCACTCCATCAATAATAAACTTAAAAAGCAGAGAATAGAATTCGAAAGCATTTACGATCTGTTTGCTATTCGTGTGATTCTTGATTCACCTCCAGAACAGGAGAAAGCCCAGTGCTGGCAAGTCTATTCCGTAATAACTGATATGTACCAACCCAATCCCAAACGCCTGAAAGACTGGCTCTCAATACCTAAAAGCAACGGGTATGAGTCGCTGCATATTACCGTGATGGGACCCGATTCCAGATGGGTGGAAGTGCAGATCCGTACACGGCGTATGGACGACATTGCTGAGCGTGGTCTTGCAGCACACTGGAAATATAAAGGTGTAAAAGAGGAATCTACATTAGATAACTGGTTGAGTACTCTTAGGGAGTCGCTGGGTGATAACGAAACAAACCTTAGTCAGAAGCTTACAGATTTCAAACTCGATCTATACGATAAAGAGATCTTTGTCTTTACTCCCAAAGGTGATCTTTTTAAACTTCCCATGGGGGCAACAGTACTCGATTTTGCTTTTGCTATTCATACCAATCTGGGGGCTTCATGCATGTCGGGCAGGGTGAACGGTAAAAACGTTCCTATCAAGCACGTCCTTAAAAGCGGCGATCAAGTGGAGATCAACACCTCCACGCATCAGTCGCCCAAGCAGGACTGGCTTAATATTGTTGTTACCTCCAAGGCGCGTACTAAAATTCGTCAGCTTTTAAAAGAAGAGGCAGTAAAACAGGTTGATATTGCAAAAGAAACTCTTTCCCGTAGGATGAAAAACCGCAAGATAGAAGTTGATGAAGCTCATCTTATGCAGTTGATCAAAAAGCTCAGATACAAGACTGTTACCGATTTTTACGTGGATATAGCTACTGGAAAGACAGATGTGAACTGGGTTATAGACCGGTATCTTGAGTCAGAGAGCAAAGAAGCCGAAACAAAAGACACACATACTGTGGTTAGCGCGGGACTTTTTACTTTAAAACAACCCTTGCAGGAGCTAAAGAGCACTGATGAACTGATTATCGACCGGAATCTGACTGGTGTGGATTATAAACTTGCAAAATGCTGCAATCCCATATTCGGGGATGATATCTTTGGCTTTGTTTCATCCCAGGGGATAAAGATCCACAGGGTATGTTGTCCCAATGCGCACGATCTGTTTTCGAGGTTCGGTTATCGGGTGTTAAAAGCGCGCTGGTCAGGCACAACTGGCTCTTCCAGCTATACTATTGTACTAAGAATAATCGGCAACGATCAGATCAATATTGTAGCCAACCTAATGTCAATCATCTCTAAGGAAGAGGGGGTACAGATGCGCTCCATATCAATCGATTCAAACGACGGTTTGTTTCAGGGAAACATAACAGTAATGCTTGCCAATACCTCCATGCTTGAACAGCTTATCAAAAAACTCAAAGCAGTTAAGGGTGTAAAATCTGTTACAAGACTGAATTAA